The Desmonostoc muscorum LEGE 12446 genome includes a region encoding these proteins:
- a CDS encoding CPXCG motif-containing cysteine-rich protein, giving the protein MQTTAEYYCAYCGEPNLTFIDLSAGGQQSYVEDCQVCCNPNILYVRVDEETLDIEIDTESES; this is encoded by the coding sequence ATGCAAACCACAGCTGAGTATTACTGCGCTTATTGCGGCGAACCAAACTTAACTTTTATTGATTTGAGTGCTGGGGGACAACAATCCTATGTAGAAGATTGTCAAGTTTGCTGTAACCCAAATATTTTGTATGTCCGGGTTGATGAAGAAACTCTGGATATTGAGATTGATACTGAATCTGAAAGTTGA
- a CDS encoding peroxiredoxin family protein yields MLTSTDFTGLLNERFFRNFLPVPATNQLRLGVGTPDFQLPDITNGTLVKLSDYKGKQPVLLAFTRIFTEKQYCPFCFPHIKALNENYEEFKNRGIEVLMVTSTDERQSQIVVRDLGLQMPLLSDPSCRVFRTYNVGQALGAPLPAQFVLDKQGKLQYLHLFSFLDHNASVETLLEQFIDD; encoded by the coding sequence ATGCTGACTTCAACTGATTTTACCGGCTTATTAAATGAGCGATTCTTTCGTAACTTTTTACCCGTTCCGGCTACAAATCAACTTAGATTAGGGGTAGGAACACCAGATTTCCAGTTGCCAGATATCACCAACGGTACTTTAGTAAAACTGTCTGATTATAAAGGTAAACAACCAGTGTTACTTGCCTTTACTCGCATCTTTACTGAAAAGCAATATTGCCCTTTTTGTTTTCCCCACATCAAAGCTTTGAATGAAAATTACGAAGAATTTAAAAATCGTGGTATAGAAGTTTTAATGGTTACTAGTACTGATGAACGGCAGAGTCAAATAGTTGTGAGAGATTTAGGCTTACAAATGCCGTTACTTAGCGATCCTAGTTGTCGAGTGTTTCGTACCTATAATGTAGGACAAGCTTTGGGAGCGCCTTTACCAGCCCAGTTTGTATTAGATAAACAAGGTAAACTCCAGTATTTACATTTATTTTCTTTCCTGGATCACAATGCTAGTGTTGAGACATTGTTAGAACAATTCATCGATGATTAA
- the cofG gene encoding 7,8-didemethyl-8-hydroxy-5-deazariboflavin synthase subunit CofG, translated as MPINNSRVVTYSPAYTIVPTYECFNRCSYCNFRTEPGKNPWMNISDAESILKPLQTEKVCEILILSGEVHPHSPKRQEWFSRIYDLCELALSMGFLPHTNAGPLSFAEMQKLKRVNVSMGLMLEQLTPTLLNTVHRHAPSKLPEVRLQQLEWAGELQIPFTTGLLLGIGETADDWWETLAAISEFHQRYHHIQEVILQPHSPGNQQSFNAPPFNPHELPEVIAKAREILPADITIQIPPNLVKDDQWLVACIEAGARDLGGISPKDEVNPDYPHLQEQLLRQILQPAGWELIERLPVYPQFDYWLSEELQTPVRWWRNTL; from the coding sequence ATGCCAATTAATAATTCTCGCGTTGTTACTTATAGCCCTGCTTATACGATTGTTCCTACTTATGAGTGCTTCAATCGCTGTAGCTACTGCAACTTTCGCACTGAACCAGGTAAAAATCCCTGGATGAATATCTCGGATGCAGAAAGTATTTTAAAACCACTTCAAACTGAAAAAGTTTGTGAAATTCTTATTCTTAGTGGTGAAGTTCATCCCCATTCACCAAAGCGTCAGGAGTGGTTTAGTCGGATTTATGATTTGTGTGAATTAGCACTTTCAATGGGGTTTCTACCTCACACCAATGCAGGTCCATTGAGTTTTGCAGAGATGCAAAAGCTCAAGCGTGTAAATGTTTCGATGGGGCTGATGTTGGAACAGTTAACGCCGACATTGTTAAATACTGTACATCGACATGCACCGAGCAAATTACCAGAAGTAAGGCTGCAACAATTAGAATGGGCTGGAGAGTTGCAGATTCCTTTTACAACAGGATTACTTTTAGGAATTGGTGAAACTGCTGATGATTGGTGGGAAACATTAGCAGCAATATCTGAATTTCATCAGCGTTACCATCATATCCAAGAAGTAATTTTGCAACCTCATAGTCCAGGAAATCAGCAGAGTTTTAATGCACCGCCTTTTAACCCCCATGAATTGCCAGAAGTCATTGCTAAAGCACGTGAAATTCTACCAGCAGATATTACAATTCAAATTCCGCCGAATTTAGTTAAGGATGACCAATGGTTAGTTGCTTGTATCGAAGCTGGTGCGCGAGATTTAGGCGGGATTAGCCCAAAAGATGAAGTTAATCCTGATTATCCTCATCTTCAGGAGCAGCTATTGAGACAAATTTTACAGCCTGCGGGGTGGGAGTTAATTGAGCGTTTACCAGTTTATCCGCAATTTGACTACTGGTTATCGGAGGAGTTGCAAACGCCAGTGAGATGGTGGCGAAATACTTTATGA
- a CDS encoding B12-binding domain-containing radical SAM protein — translation MTSSVFDLERLLFTPTTPDTNAIPLIFAFPNEYSVGITSLGYQVVWATLAMRDDVQVSRLFTDTHEQLPRNPEIVGFSISWELDYVNILNLLESLEIPIWATSRDDSHPIIFGGGPVLTANPEPFADFFDVILLGDGENLLGNLIEAYKEVRNASRQTQLQRLAQVPGIYVPSLYEVEYDTKDGAVKSIKPISAEIPAVVQKQTYRGNTLSASTVVTEKAAWENIYMVEVVRSCPEMCRFCLASYLTLPFRTASLEDSLIPAIERGLQVTNRLGLLGASVTQHPEFAALLDYISQPKYDDVRLSIASVRTNTVTVQLAKTLAQRDTRSLTIAVESGSEKIRQIINKKLHNDEIIQAAINAKAGGLTGLKLYGMAGIPGEQAEDLEQTVAMMHSIKKAAPGLRLTFGCSTFVPKAHTPFQWLGVNRQAEKRLQLLQKQLKPKGIEFRPESYNWSIIQALLSRGDRRLSQLLQLTRNFGDSLGSYKRAFKQLKGQIPDLDFYVHADWSTEQILPWSHLQGPLPQSTLLKHLAEARSYFDSAQKGTGDWGLGIRDCVPN, via the coding sequence GTGACATCATCTGTATTTGACTTGGAACGCCTTTTATTTACACCCACTACCCCAGACACCAACGCTATTCCCCTGATATTCGCCTTTCCCAATGAATACAGCGTTGGTATCACTAGCCTTGGCTATCAGGTAGTTTGGGCGACTTTGGCAATGCGTGATGATGTACAGGTAAGCCGCTTATTTACTGATACTCATGAACAACTCCCCAGAAATCCGGAAATTGTCGGATTTTCTATTTCCTGGGAATTGGATTATGTAAATATTCTAAATTTGCTCGAATCTTTAGAAATTCCTATTTGGGCAACTTCTCGTGATGATTCTCATCCGATAATATTTGGTGGTGGTCCAGTTCTCACTGCTAATCCAGAACCATTTGCAGATTTTTTTGATGTCATTCTACTGGGGGATGGCGAAAATTTATTGGGTAATTTGATTGAAGCTTACAAAGAAGTAAGAAATGCTTCAAGACAAACTCAACTACAAAGACTGGCACAAGTACCAGGTATTTACGTTCCGAGTTTATATGAGGTGGAATATGACACAAAAGATGGTGCAGTAAAGTCAATTAAACCAATTTCCGCAGAAATTCCCGCAGTGGTGCAAAAACAAACTTACCGAGGAAATACTTTATCAGCCTCGACTGTAGTTACTGAAAAAGCAGCTTGGGAAAATATTTACATGGTGGAAGTGGTGAGAAGTTGTCCAGAAATGTGCCGTTTTTGTTTGGCAAGTTATCTGACATTACCTTTTAGAACTGCGAGTCTGGAAGATTCATTAATTCCAGCTATTGAAAGAGGTTTACAAGTTACAAATCGTTTGGGATTATTGGGGGCTTCTGTCACTCAACACCCAGAATTTGCAGCGTTACTAGATTATATTAGTCAGCCAAAGTATGATGATGTTCGTCTGAGTATTGCTTCAGTCCGCACCAATACTGTAACAGTCCAGTTAGCAAAAACTTTGGCGCAACGAGACACGCGATCGCTTACCATTGCTGTAGAAAGTGGTTCCGAGAAAATCCGGCAAATTATCAACAAAAAGCTGCATAACGATGAAATTATCCAAGCAGCCATCAATGCCAAGGCTGGTGGACTCACAGGTTTAAAACTCTACGGTATGGCGGGAATTCCCGGTGAACAAGCAGAAGATTTAGAACAAACCGTGGCGATGATGCACAGTATCAAAAAAGCTGCACCGGGATTGCGGTTAACGTTTGGATGTAGCACGTTTGTACCCAAGGCACATACACCGTTTCAATGGTTGGGAGTGAATCGTCAAGCCGAAAAGCGGTTGCAGCTTTTACAAAAACAACTCAAACCAAAGGGGATAGAATTTCGCCCAGAAAGCTATAATTGGTCGATTATACAGGCTTTGTTATCCAGGGGCGATCGCAGACTCTCCCAACTTCTGCAACTAACTCGTAACTTTGGTGATTCCTTGGGTAGCTACAAACGTGCTTTCAAACAACTCAAAGGACAAATCCCCGACTTAGATTTTTACGTCCATGCCGATTGGTCAACAGAGCAAATATTACCCTGGAGTCACTTGCAAGGACCTCTGCCACAGTCTACACTACTAAAGCATTTGGCTGAAGCTAGGAGTTATTTCGACTCAGCCCAAAAGGGGACTGGGGATTGGGGATTAGGCATTAGGGATTGCGTTCCAAATTGA
- a CDS encoding DUF2288 domain-containing protein, with amino-acid sequence MSDLRAELTETVDEAEWEWLIPHVQRDAVILVALELSLVDVGVAIANDNTPSVQQWIDEQLITKPTTAQLGEWNTDATKRFNTLIVQPYVLVQEIIAA; translated from the coding sequence ATGTCGGATTTAAGAGCAGAATTAACAGAAACTGTGGATGAGGCAGAGTGGGAGTGGCTAATTCCTCATGTGCAGCGAGATGCAGTAATTTTAGTGGCGCTTGAGTTAAGCTTAGTGGATGTTGGAGTAGCGATCGCAAATGATAATACTCCATCAGTGCAACAATGGATTGATGAACAATTGATTACCAAACCCACCACAGCACAGTTGGGAGAATGGAATACCGATGCCACCAAGCGATTTAATACTCTCATCGTCCAACCTTACGTTTTAGTCCAAGAAATCATCGCAGCCTAA
- a CDS encoding SRPBCC family protein — MLHFKHSSLINAPAEVVWKFHERPDILQLLTPPWQPLQVVRRDGGLDVGAITEFRLFLGPLPLTWLARHTEYEKYRLFTDEQISGPFESWVHRHEFEPQDADKTRLTDAISFSMPGGGTVEFISGWLVQAQLEAMFRYRHYVTKRECESQ, encoded by the coding sequence ATGCTGCACTTTAAACATTCATCACTAATCAACGCACCAGCAGAAGTAGTTTGGAAATTTCACGAAAGACCAGACATTTTGCAACTGCTGACTCCACCTTGGCAGCCACTCCAAGTAGTCCGTCGTGATGGAGGGCTTGATGTGGGTGCTATCACAGAATTTCGCTTGTTTCTCGGCCCATTACCCTTAACTTGGCTGGCGCGTCATACTGAATACGAAAAATATCGCCTATTCACCGACGAACAGATATCTGGCCCTTTTGAGTCTTGGGTACATCGACATGAATTTGAACCACAAGATGCTGATAAAACTAGGCTGACTGATGCTATTTCCTTTTCAATGCCTGGTGGAGGAACAGTTGAATTTATCAGCGGTTGGTTAGTCCAAGCACAGCTAGAAGCAATGTTTCGCTATCGCCACTATGTAACAAAACGAGAATGCGAGTCACAATAA
- the crtW gene encoding beta-carotene ketolase CrtW — protein sequence MIQLEQPLNHQTKLTPLLKNKSTFRGLFIAIFIISVWLISLVFLILVDISKLNFWICILIPWQAFLYTGLFITSHDAMHGLVFPQNSKINHLIGRLSLSLYALLPYQKLLTKHWLHHRNPASQIDPDFHDGKHKSFWAWYCNFMINYWSWGQMIAITLSYQFANRILHIPHENLILFWVFPSLLSSLQLFYFGTFIPHSEPIRGYVQPHCAQTIDCPTWLSFITCYHFGYHKEHHEYPHVPWWQLPGIHKKIK from the coding sequence GTGATCCAGTTAGAACAACCACTAAATCATCAAACAAAACTAACCCCATTACTAAAAAATAAATCTACTTTTAGGGGACTTTTCATTGCTATTTTTATTATTAGCGTGTGGCTTATAAGTCTAGTTTTCTTAATTTTAGTTGATATATCCAAATTAAATTTTTGGATATGCATTTTGATCCCTTGGCAAGCATTTTTATATACAGGATTATTTATTACATCTCATGATGCTATGCATGGCTTAGTTTTTCCGCAAAACTCTAAGATTAATCATTTGATTGGCAGGTTGAGCCTATCTCTTTATGCCCTTTTACCATATCAAAAACTCTTGACCAAACATTGGTTACATCACCGGAATCCTGCGAGTCAAATAGATCCAGATTTCCATGATGGGAAACACAAAAGTTTCTGGGCTTGGTATTGTAATTTTATGATAAATTACTGGAGTTGGGGACAAATGATTGCCATAACTTTGAGCTATCAATTTGCTAATCGTATACTCCACATACCCCATGAAAATTTAATTTTATTTTGGGTATTTCCCTCGCTTTTGAGTTCATTACAATTATTTTATTTTGGTACTTTTATACCCCACAGTGAGCCAATAAGGGGTTATGTTCAACCTCATTGTGCCCAAACTATTGACTGTCCAACTTGGTTGTCATTTATTACGTGTTATCATTTTGGCTACCACAAAGAACATCATGAATATCCCCATGTTCCCTGGTGGCAACTACCAGGAATTCACAAAAAGATTAAATAA
- the psbA gene encoding photosystem II q(b) protein: MTATIQRRESANVWERFCNWITSTNNRLYIGWFGVLMIPTLLAATACFVIAFIAAPPVDIDGIREPVAGSLVYGNNIISGAVVPSSNAIGLHFYPIWEAASLDEWLYNGGPYQLVVFHFLIGVFCYLGREWELSYRLGMRPWICLAFSAPVAAATAVFLIYPIGQGSFSDGMPLGISGTFNFMIVFQAEHNILMHPFHMLGVAGVFGGSLFSAMHGSLVTSSLVRETTESESQNYGYKFGQEEETYNIVAAHGYFGRLIFQYASFNNSRSLHFFLAAWPVIGIWFTALGVSTMAFNLNGFNFNQSIIDSQGRVINTWADIINRANLGMEVMHERNAHNFPLDLAASDVAPVALTAPAING; encoded by the coding sequence ATGACAGCAACCATTCAACGCCGCGAAAGCGCCAACGTATGGGAGCGGTTTTGCAACTGGATCACCAGCACCAACAACCGCTTATACATCGGCTGGTTCGGTGTACTCATGATCCCCACCCTGCTAGCTGCTACCGCCTGCTTCGTAATCGCCTTCATCGCAGCACCTCCAGTAGACATCGATGGTATCCGTGAGCCTGTTGCAGGCTCCTTAGTTTACGGAAACAACATCATCTCTGGTGCAGTTGTTCCTTCCTCCAACGCTATCGGTTTGCACTTCTACCCAATTTGGGAAGCAGCATCTCTTGATGAGTGGCTGTACAACGGCGGTCCTTACCAGCTAGTAGTGTTCCACTTCCTGATTGGCGTATTCTGCTACTTAGGTCGTGAGTGGGAACTCTCCTACCGCTTGGGAATGCGTCCTTGGATTTGCCTAGCATTCTCTGCACCTGTTGCTGCTGCAACCGCAGTATTCTTGATTTACCCCATCGGACAAGGTTCATTTAGCGATGGTATGCCCTTGGGTATCTCCGGAACCTTCAACTTCATGATCGTGTTCCAAGCAGAACACAACATCTTGATGCACCCCTTCCACATGTTAGGTGTGGCTGGTGTATTCGGTGGAAGTTTATTCTCCGCAATGCACGGTTCTCTAGTTACCTCTTCCTTGGTTCGTGAGACAACCGAAAGCGAATCTCAAAACTACGGCTACAAGTTCGGTCAAGAAGAAGAAACCTACAACATTGTTGCAGCCCACGGTTACTTCGGTCGCTTGATTTTCCAATACGCTTCTTTCAACAACAGCCGTTCCTTGCACTTCTTCCTAGCTGCATGGCCTGTGATTGGCATCTGGTTCACCGCTTTGGGTGTAAGCACAATGGCTTTCAACTTGAACGGTTTCAACTTCAACCAATCGATCATCGACTCACAAGGTCGCGTCATCAACACCTGGGCTGACATCATCAACCGCGCTAACCTGGGTATGGAAGTAATGCACGAGCGCAATGCTCACAACTTCCCCTTAGACTTGGCAGCAAGTGATGTTGCTCCTGTAGCTCTAACCGCTCCTGCTATCAACGGTTAA
- a CDS encoding Npun_F5749 family FMN-dependent PPOX-type flavoprotein produces MSLAPWRGAIAHALHRNRSLVYARYLQLATVQANGHPANRTLVFRGFLEDTNQLKFITDSRSAKADQIQEQPWAEICWYFPNTREQFRITGCLTLVGNDDFHHDLQPARISIWQELSDAARLQFAWPHPGKPRVKEAEAFEPPAPDPVQPLPNFCLLLLNPVQVDHLELRGEPQNRKLYHRNENQEWFCEEINP; encoded by the coding sequence ATGTCTCTTGCTCCTTGGCGAGGTGCGATCGCCCATGCCCTACATCGCAACCGCAGTCTTGTTTATGCTCGTTACCTGCAACTAGCAACGGTACAGGCGAACGGTCACCCCGCTAATCGGACTCTAGTCTTTCGCGGCTTTCTAGAAGATACCAACCAGCTAAAATTTATCACCGATAGCCGTAGCGCCAAAGCTGACCAAATACAGGAACAACCTTGGGCAGAAATTTGCTGGTACTTTCCCAATACAAGAGAACAATTCCGTATTACTGGCTGTTTGACTCTGGTAGGTAATGATGATTTTCACCATGATTTACAGCCAGCACGCATTTCTATTTGGCAAGAACTCAGTGACGCGGCGCGTTTACAGTTTGCTTGGCCTCATCCTGGTAAACCTAGAGTCAAAGAAGCAGAAGCCTTTGAGCCACCAGCACCCGACCCTGTGCAACCATTACCTAATTTTTGTCTACTGCTACTCAACCCAGTGCAGGTAGACCATTTAGAATTGCGTGGTGAACCACAGAATAGAAAATTGTATCACCGCAATGAAAATCAAGAATGGTTTTGTGAAGAAATTAATCCGTGA
- a CDS encoding SemiSWEET transporter: MDFLMVLGLAAATLTTIAFLPQMFKIWQTKSAKDVSFVMLVTFISGIFLWLIYGIYLQALPIILANSLTLFFNLIILWLKIKYR, translated from the coding sequence ATGGACTTTTTAATGGTTCTAGGATTAGCTGCTGCCACACTAACCACGATCGCCTTTTTACCGCAGATGTTTAAAATTTGGCAAACCAAGTCAGCAAAAGACGTTTCTTTTGTGATGTTGGTTACATTTATCAGCGGTATTTTTTTGTGGTTAATATACGGAATTTATCTCCAAGCATTACCAATTATTCTTGCTAACAGTCTCACATTATTTTTTAATCTGATAATTCTATGGCTTAAAATTAAATATAGATAA
- a CDS encoding L,D-transpeptidase family protein, translating into MTKEPPSKTHLLRQKILIILLVLISGSLLYLLLVRLGLMVPVGQIYQVLCLQDCQPEIQLHTPLAGNQLLNYDQSLEQLVTTGNNKKISLLIEKSKHRLTVYNNLKPLKSYPVVFGSNPVGDKQAEGDSKTPEGILRIKDLYPHPQWSKFLWLDYPNVQSWRNYFQAKITGKLPWYIPIGGELGIHGVPVGRDKMISDRYNWTLGCPSLKNKDVDELYQWVQKGTVVEILP; encoded by the coding sequence ATGACAAAAGAGCCACCTAGCAAAACTCATTTGCTTCGTCAGAAGATACTAATTATTCTTCTAGTGCTGATAAGTGGCTCTTTACTCTATTTGCTATTGGTTCGACTAGGGCTGATGGTTCCGGTGGGGCAAATTTATCAGGTGTTGTGTCTTCAAGATTGTCAACCTGAAATACAACTTCATACTCCTCTAGCTGGAAACCAATTATTGAATTACGACCAATCTCTTGAGCAATTAGTTACTACTGGTAACAACAAGAAAATCTCTCTTTTAATTGAAAAATCTAAACACCGACTAACGGTCTACAATAACTTAAAACCACTCAAGTCTTACCCAGTAGTTTTTGGTAGTAACCCTGTAGGCGACAAACAAGCAGAAGGTGACAGCAAGACTCCTGAAGGTATTCTGCGAATCAAAGACCTTTATCCCCACCCGCAATGGTCGAAGTTTCTGTGGCTTGACTATCCTAATGTTCAATCTTGGCGAAACTATTTTCAAGCTAAAATTACTGGTAAGCTACCTTGGTATATTCCTATTGGAGGGGAACTTGGTATACACGGTGTACCTGTGGGCAGAGATAAGATGATTAGCGATCGCTACAATTGGACTTTGGGTTGTCCTTCTTTAAAAAACAAAGATGTTGATGAACTATATCAATGGGTACAAAAAGGTACAGTTGTTGAAATTCTTCCTTAA
- a CDS encoding AI-2E family transporter, whose protein sequence is MSGFEAKNLWQRLNNLALVRFLLLVASGWAIVQLLAYFEAVIVIFTFAAILAFLLSYPVEWLRHFLPHGVAVGVVFLLSIVIIGGLIITVGLTVLSQGQQLIDTITGFLNSLLPLLDQLEEFFRSRNLQIDLSFVQEQLRNQAISSIVTSLAILQSFLTNFVTFTLIAVVAFFMLLDGEKLWNFILKIVPKQRRDRFTKVIRRAFLGFFRGQFLLSLFLTSTTFLVFLILQVPFALLLSVIVGIVDIIPGIGATLGISIITLVVLSQGFWLALKVLITCIVLQQIQDNLIAPRIMQGALNLNPVVVFFALLVGARVAGLLGVFISIPIAGVIVSLFEIEEMKSEA, encoded by the coding sequence ATGAGCGGCTTTGAAGCCAAAAACTTATGGCAACGATTAAATAATCTGGCGTTAGTCCGCTTTTTGCTCTTAGTTGCTTCAGGATGGGCAATTGTACAACTTTTAGCTTACTTTGAAGCAGTCATCGTTATTTTCACATTCGCCGCGATTTTGGCTTTTTTGCTCAGCTATCCTGTAGAATGGCTGCGGCATTTTTTGCCCCACGGCGTAGCAGTTGGTGTAGTTTTCTTACTCAGTATTGTAATTATTGGGGGTTTGATAATTACGGTAGGTTTAACGGTTTTATCCCAAGGACAACAATTAATTGATACTATAACTGGATTTTTAAATTCTTTATTACCCCTATTAGACCAATTAGAAGAATTTTTCCGCAGCCGTAATCTTCAGATAGATTTAAGTTTTGTTCAAGAACAATTGCGAAATCAAGCTATTTCAAGTATTGTCACTAGTCTAGCTATATTACAAAGTTTTTTGACAAATTTCGTCACTTTTACCTTGATTGCAGTTGTAGCTTTTTTCATGTTGTTAGACGGAGAAAAGCTATGGAACTTTATATTAAAAATAGTACCAAAACAACGCCGTGACAGATTTACTAAGGTCATCAGACGCGCCTTTCTCGGATTTTTTCGAGGTCAGTTTTTATTAAGTTTATTCCTGACGAGTACGACTTTCTTAGTTTTCTTAATATTACAAGTACCTTTTGCCTTATTATTATCAGTAATCGTTGGGATTGTTGATATTATTCCTGGCATAGGCGCAACATTAGGAATCAGCATTATAACTTTAGTTGTATTATCTCAAGGCTTTTGGTTGGCATTGAAAGTATTGATAACTTGCATTGTGCTTCAGCAGATACAAGACAACTTGATTGCACCAAGAATTATGCAAGGTGCGCTAAATCTCAATCCTGTAGTGGTATTCTTTGCGTTGCTAGTAGGCGCTAGAGTAGCAGGATTATTGGGTGTTTTTATATCTATTCCCATAGCAGGAGTAATTGTGTCTTTGTTTGAGATTGAGGAAATGAAATCTGAAGCTTAG
- the aroC gene encoding chorismate synthase → MGNTFGHLFRITTFGESHGGGVGVVIDGCPPQLEISAEEIQVELDRRRPGQSKITTPRKEADTCEILSGVYEGKTLGTPISILVRNKDTRPQDYDEMAEKYRPSHADATYDAKYGIRNWQGGGRSSARETIGRVAAGAIAKKILRQVANVEVIGYVKRIKDLEGVVDPNTVTLEQVESNIVRCPDAECAERMIELIEQTGRQGDSIGGVVECVARNVPKGLGEPVFDKLEADIAKGVMSLPASKGFEIGSGFGGTLLTGIEHNDEFYIDENGEIRTVTNRSGGIQGGISNGENIILRVAFKPTATIRKEQKTVTREGEETLLAAKGRHDPCVLPRAVPMVEAMVALVLCDHLLRHHGQCKVL, encoded by the coding sequence ATGGGTAACACTTTTGGTCATCTATTTCGGATCACTACTTTTGGAGAGTCTCACGGCGGTGGTGTAGGAGTCGTGATTGATGGTTGTCCTCCACAACTAGAAATTTCGGCAGAAGAAATTCAAGTAGAACTAGATAGAAGGCGGCCGGGACAAAGTAAAATTACCACACCTCGGAAAGAAGCAGATACCTGCGAGATTTTATCAGGCGTATATGAAGGCAAAACTTTGGGAACACCTATATCAATTTTGGTGCGGAACAAAGACACTCGTCCCCAAGACTACGACGAGATGGCCGAAAAATATCGCCCTTCTCACGCGGATGCAACTTATGATGCAAAATATGGGATTCGCAATTGGCAGGGTGGTGGTAGATCGTCAGCACGTGAGACAATTGGAAGAGTAGCAGCAGGTGCGATCGCTAAAAAAATTCTCCGCCAAGTTGCCAATGTAGAAGTTATCGGTTATGTGAAGCGCATTAAGGATTTGGAAGGTGTGGTTGACCCCAATACTGTTACCTTAGAACAAGTTGAAAGCAACATAGTCCGCTGTCCTGATGCTGAATGCGCTGAACGCATGATTGAATTAATCGAGCAAACTGGCAGACAAGGTGATTCTATTGGCGGTGTAGTAGAATGTGTGGCGCGAAATGTGCCCAAAGGTTTAGGCGAACCAGTATTTGATAAATTGGAAGCTGATATCGCTAAGGGTGTGATGTCTCTCCCTGCAAGTAAAGGCTTTGAAATTGGTTCCGGTTTTGGCGGGACGCTGTTAACGGGAATTGAGCATAACGACGAATTTTATATTGATGAAAATGGCGAAATTCGCACCGTAACAAACCGTTCTGGTGGCATTCAAGGGGGAATTTCCAACGGAGAAAATATTATTTTACGAGTTGCTTTTAAGCCGACAGCAACAATTAGAAAAGAACAAAAAACAGTAACTCGTGAAGGCGAAGAAACACTATTAGCTGCAAAAGGACGACACGATCCTTGTGTGTTACCGCGTGCAGTTCCGATGGTTGAAGCGATGGTGGCGTTGGTATTGTGCGACCATTTACTGCGGCATCACGGTCAGTGTAAGGTGCTGTAG
- a CDS encoding lysophospholipid acyltransferase family protein → MDQNREPFISLALYHAFKWSVVSPMLHTYFRGKIYGAENVPHSGPLVVVSNHASYFDPPIVSNCVRRPVAYMAKEELFNIPILAQAIKLYGAYPVSRGSADRNAIRSALEYLNNGWAVGVFLQGTRTPDGRITDPKRGALLLAAKAKAPILPVSVWGTEAILEKGSKIPHAVPVTVRIGNLIDAPSSSNKEELEALAQKCTAVINQMHDLGR, encoded by the coding sequence GTGGACCAAAACCGCGAACCGTTTATTAGTCTGGCACTTTACCACGCCTTTAAATGGTCAGTCGTCAGCCCCATGCTTCACACTTACTTTCGGGGTAAAATTTATGGCGCGGAAAATGTCCCTCATTCAGGGCCATTGGTGGTGGTAAGTAATCACGCCAGTTATTTTGATCCGCCAATTGTCTCTAATTGTGTACGCCGTCCAGTAGCGTACATGGCTAAAGAAGAATTATTTAATATCCCAATTTTGGCGCAAGCGATTAAATTGTATGGTGCTTACCCAGTGAGTCGAGGAAGTGCCGATCGCAATGCCATCCGTTCAGCCTTAGAATACCTGAATAACGGTTGGGCTGTCGGTGTTTTCTTGCAAGGTACTCGCACACCAGATGGTCGAATTACAGACCCCAAAAGAGGCGCACTACTGTTAGCAGCGAAAGCCAAAGCCCCAATATTGCCAGTAAGTGTTTGGGGTACCGAGGCGATTTTAGAAAAAGGCTCGAAAATACCCCACGCCGTTCCCGTGACAGTCAGAATTGGTAACTTAATTGATGCTCCCAGTTCCAGCAATAAAGAAGAATTGGAGGCGTTGGCACAAAAGTGTACCGCTGTGATTAATCAAATGCATGATTTAGGACGATGA